The Mobula birostris isolate sMobBir1 chromosome 14, sMobBir1.hap1, whole genome shotgun sequence genome includes a region encoding these proteins:
- the LOC140210044 gene encoding uncharacterized protein has product MDPVHTSILQQALASQGSLLGLHDQLLREAMENLRSLFADVTKIGDQADRVSTHFTPSTSGTLSNQPRQHVVATPYVSATPPPREPHVPEPEHYAGDLGKCRGFLLQCSLVFEQQSSTYSTDKSKIAYIMGLLRGSVLAWATAVWDNQPEIYSSFATFVAELRKIFDHPVRGKDTAKGLLNLYQGSRSVAEYSVEFWTLAANSGWNDEALRGVYRNGLSDMVKDELAATDDTDSLDSLISLATRLDNRLQERHRETTGCPPPLTTPRHSFPSPARTSLSRPGPRVARSPAVSTAQGEEPMQLGRNRLFPAERLESESGLQEHIHHVRQVLQRLWENKLFVKAEKCEFHVPSVRFLGYIIGSRQVRVDSEMIRAVAEWPKHTTLKQLQRFLGFANFYRRFIRDYSRVAAPLTRLTSPATPFHWTPEADSAFSELKRRFTSAPILVQPDPPRQFIVEVDASDSRVEAVLSQCSGLDQNLHPYAAFSRRLSPAPTER; this is encoded by the exons ATGGATCCAGTACACACGAGTATcctgcaacaagccctcgccagccagggctccCTACTGGGTCTGCACGACCAACTCCTCCGGGAGGCCATGgagaacctccgttccctgtTTGCTGACGTAACGAAGATCGGTGACCAGGCGGACCGTGTATCCACTCATTTTACCCCATCCACTTCTGGAACTCTGTCCAACCAGCCCAGACAGCATGTAGTGGCAACCCCCTACGTGTCAGCAACACCCCCGCCAAGAGAGCCGCACGTACCTGAACCAGAGCACTATGCTGGAgatttggggaagtgccgggGCTTCCTTCTGCAGTGCTCCTTGGTGTTCGAACAGCAGTCATCCACGTACTCCACGGATAAGTCAAAGATTGCTTATATCATGGGCTTGTTGCGGGGAAGTGTCTTAGCTTGGGCTACAGCTGTTTGGGATAATCAACCGGAGATCTACTCTTCTTTCGCCACCTTTGTCGCAGAAttgagaaagatctttgaccacccTGTCCGTGGTAAAGACACCGCCAAAGGTCTACTCAATCTCTACCAGGGCTCACGCAGTGTTGCCGAATATTCCGTGGAGTTCTGGACGTTAGCGGCCAACTCGGGGTGGAACGATGAGGCACTCCGAGGGGTATATCGGAATGGTCTCAGCGACATGGTAAAAGACGAGTTGGCGGCAACAGACGATACTGACAGCCTGGACTCCTTGATCTCCttagccaccaggttggacaatcgtcTCCAAGAACGGCATAGAGAAACAACGGGCTGTCCACCACCTTTGACCACTCCACGACACTCATTTCCGTCTCCCgccagaacaagcctctctcGTCCTGGTCCTAGAGTAGCTCGCAGCCCGGCCGTCTCCACTGCTCagggagaggaacccatgcagctgggacggaaccgcCTTTTCCCCGCTGAACGACTAGAGAGTGAGAGCGG TCTTCAGGAACACATCCACCACGTCCGTCAGGTTCTGCAGAGGCTTTGGGAGAACAAACTATTCGTTAAGGCCGAGAAGTGCGAGTTTCATGTCCCTTCTGTCAGGTTCTTGGGGTACATCATCGGGAGCAGGCAAGTGAGGGTGGATTCCGAAATGATCCGGGCGGTGGCGGAGTGGCCAAAACACACGACACTCAAgcaactccagcgatttctggggttCGCAAACTTCTATCGTcgcttcatcagggattacagccgGGTGGCAGCACCCCTTACTCGACTCACCTCTCCGGCGACCCCCTTCCACTGGACCCCCGAAGCGGACTCAGCCTTCTCGGAGCTGAAAAGGCGTTTcacctccgctcccatcctggtccaaccggATCCCCCTCGCCAATTTATTGTGGAAGTCGACGCCTCCGACTCTAGGGTGGAAGCGGTCCTCTCCCAATGCTCCGGCCTAGATCAAAACCTCCATCCCTACGCCGCCTTTTCTCGCCGGCTATCCCCCGCCCCAACAGAACGATGA